A single window of Nicotiana sylvestris chromosome 5, ASM39365v2, whole genome shotgun sequence DNA harbors:
- the LOC104237690 gene encoding F-box/FBD/LRR-repeat protein At1g13570-like isoform X2, with product MTQDGKRVAVEGDRDDRISGLPRNVIDHILELLPVQDAARTSILSSNWRYIWSTLSNLVLDYDFCRKLIGESESKFKLAVDEILLLRMGNIVKFVLDISGAYLSCADIDRWVLFVTRNGVKKLTLRISNLNTYTLPLSIFECSTLTSLELTNCVFKPPSSFLGFPNLIALHLEVTTFVPTTSFCVINAPLLRYLSLDMCPGTQYLNIISPVLKSLGVRDSHYYLMLNCFINCKKLRVVKLLCEVVDNQNHDEKLTLEKLLISLPALEVLYLSSYILEILSADVVPNGLPFTLNFLRHLSLFVAFDHLGQTSYALQLIKNSPSLSKLEIWVLSTTDNDEAVLKYLDTPSCLEQPINKLEHVTIKSFGISKVELRFVKLLLSRTPSLLRMCISQKTDIDVDIALELMRFPRASPRAELSYFRY from the exons ATGACTCAAG ATGGAAAAAGAGTTGCCGTTGAAGGGGATAGAGATGATAGGATCAGCGGTTTACCAAGAAATGTTATAGATCATATCCTTGAGCTTTTACCGGTTCAAGATGCTGCAAGAACTAGTATTTTGTCGAGTAACTGGAGATATATTTGGTCTACTCTTTCAAATCTGGTGCTGGATTACGACTTCTGTCGTAAGTTAATAGGAGAGTCCGAATCCAAGTTCAAACTAGCAGTAGATGAGATCCTGCTACTGCGCATGGGGAATATTGTGAAGTTCGTTCTTGACATCAGCGGAGCATATTTGTCGTGTGCAGATATTGATAGATGGGTGCTTTTTGTCACCAGAAATGGCGTCAAGAAGCTAACCCTTCGCATTTCAAATCTCAATACATATACTCTGCCCCTTTCTATTTTTGAATGTTCAACATTGACAAGTTTGGAACTCACCAACTGTGTCTTCAAACCACCCAGTTCTTTTCTTGGTTTTCCGAATCTTATCGCACTTCATCTGGAAGTTACAACCTTTGTGCCAACCACATCATTTTGCGTTATCAACGCCCCCCTTCTTCGGTACTTGTCCTTGGACATGTGTCCTGGTACTCAGTACCTAAACATTATTTCACCGGTGTTGAAATCCTTAGGCGTTCGAGATAGTCACTACTATCTCATGCTAAATTGTTTTATCAACTGCAAAAAATTGAGAGTGGTCAAACTTCTTTGTGAAGTGGTTGATAATCAAAATCATGATGAAAAATTAACTCTGGAGAAGCTTCTTATTAGCTTGCCTGCACTTGAGGTACTCTATTTGAGTTCATATATCCTTGAG ATTTTGAGTGCAGATGTAGTTCCAAATGGGCTTCCTTTTACGCTCAACTTTTTGAGGCATCTGTCGCTATTTGTAGCCTTTGACCATCTGGGTCAGACTTCTTATGCTCTACAGCTAATTAAGAATTCCCCCAGTTTGAGTAAACTTGAGATTTGG GTATTATCTACCACTGATAATGACGAAGCAGTTTTGAAGTATCTGGATACGCCGTCCTGCTTGGAACAGCCAATCAACAAGCTCGAGCATGTGACCATCAAATCTTTTGGTATCTCAAAAGTTGAGCTGCGTTTTGTAAAGCTATTGCTTTCTCGCACTCCATCTCTGCTAAGGATGTGCATTAGTCAGAAGACAGACATAGACGTTGATATCGCCTTAGAGTTGATGCGTTTTCCCAGAGCTTCTCCCAGGGCAGAGCTGTCCTATTTTCGATATTAG
- the LOC104237690 gene encoding F-box/FBD/LRR-repeat protein At1g13570-like isoform X1: protein MNKNGRYSNTIVIQEKHQPLYLRNCSDFFPSKTDGKRVAVEGDRDDRISGLPRNVIDHILELLPVQDAARTSILSSNWRYIWSTLSNLVLDYDFCRKLIGESESKFKLAVDEILLLRMGNIVKFVLDISGAYLSCADIDRWVLFVTRNGVKKLTLRISNLNTYTLPLSIFECSTLTSLELTNCVFKPPSSFLGFPNLIALHLEVTTFVPTTSFCVINAPLLRYLSLDMCPGTQYLNIISPVLKSLGVRDSHYYLMLNCFINCKKLRVVKLLCEVVDNQNHDEKLTLEKLLISLPALEVLYLSSYILEILSADVVPNGLPFTLNFLRHLSLFVAFDHLGQTSYALQLIKNSPSLSKLEIWVLSTTDNDEAVLKYLDTPSCLEQPINKLEHVTIKSFGISKVELRFVKLLLSRTPSLLRMCISQKTDIDVDIALELMRFPRASPRAELSYFRY from the exons ATGAACAAGAATGGCCGGTACTCGAACACCATTGTCATACAAGAAAAACACCAACCACTATACTTAAGGAACTGTTCTGATTTTTTCCCCTCCAAAACAGATGGAAAAAGAGTTGCCGTTGAAGGGGATAGAGATGATAGGATCAGCGGTTTACCAAGAAATGTTATAGATCATATCCTTGAGCTTTTACCGGTTCAAGATGCTGCAAGAACTAGTATTTTGTCGAGTAACTGGAGATATATTTGGTCTACTCTTTCAAATCTGGTGCTGGATTACGACTTCTGTCGTAAGTTAATAGGAGAGTCCGAATCCAAGTTCAAACTAGCAGTAGATGAGATCCTGCTACTGCGCATGGGGAATATTGTGAAGTTCGTTCTTGACATCAGCGGAGCATATTTGTCGTGTGCAGATATTGATAGATGGGTGCTTTTTGTCACCAGAAATGGCGTCAAGAAGCTAACCCTTCGCATTTCAAATCTCAATACATATACTCTGCCCCTTTCTATTTTTGAATGTTCAACATTGACAAGTTTGGAACTCACCAACTGTGTCTTCAAACCACCCAGTTCTTTTCTTGGTTTTCCGAATCTTATCGCACTTCATCTGGAAGTTACAACCTTTGTGCCAACCACATCATTTTGCGTTATCAACGCCCCCCTTCTTCGGTACTTGTCCTTGGACATGTGTCCTGGTACTCAGTACCTAAACATTATTTCACCGGTGTTGAAATCCTTAGGCGTTCGAGATAGTCACTACTATCTCATGCTAAATTGTTTTATCAACTGCAAAAAATTGAGAGTGGTCAAACTTCTTTGTGAAGTGGTTGATAATCAAAATCATGATGAAAAATTAACTCTGGAGAAGCTTCTTATTAGCTTGCCTGCACTTGAGGTACTCTATTTGAGTTCATATATCCTTGAG ATTTTGAGTGCAGATGTAGTTCCAAATGGGCTTCCTTTTACGCTCAACTTTTTGAGGCATCTGTCGCTATTTGTAGCCTTTGACCATCTGGGTCAGACTTCTTATGCTCTACAGCTAATTAAGAATTCCCCCAGTTTGAGTAAACTTGAGATTTGG GTATTATCTACCACTGATAATGACGAAGCAGTTTTGAAGTATCTGGATACGCCGTCCTGCTTGGAACAGCCAATCAACAAGCTCGAGCATGTGACCATCAAATCTTTTGGTATCTCAAAAGTTGAGCTGCGTTTTGTAAAGCTATTGCTTTCTCGCACTCCATCTCTGCTAAGGATGTGCATTAGTCAGAAGACAGACATAGACGTTGATATCGCCTTAGAGTTGATGCGTTTTCCCAGAGCTTCTCCCAGGGCAGAGCTGTCCTATTTTCGATATTAG